The sequence below is a genomic window from Ensifer adhaerens.
TTGATGTCCTTCACGGCGATGACGGACTTATCGAAATAGCCCTTTTCCCAGGAGTTGGCGGCACGCTTCTGGCTCTCGACGGCATAGGCGTCGACGTCTTCGCGGGAGAAGCCATACTTGGTGGCGATCAGGTCGGCGGAGACACCCTGCGGCATGAAATAGCCGGGGAAGGCAACGGAAGGATCGACTGGCCAGGAACCGCCTGCCATGCCCATCCCGACGCGCGACATGCTCTCGACGCCGCCGGCAATGACGATGTCGTCAGCACCGAAGGCGATCTTGGAGGCAGCGAGGTTCACGGCATCGAGACCGGAGGCGCAGAAGCGCGAGATCTGGACGCCCGGCGCCTTGAAATCATAGCCGGCTTCGAAGGCGGCAGAACGCGGAATGACCGCGCCGGCTTCCATGACCGGGTCGACGCAACCGAAGATGATGTCATCGACAGTGGATGTGTCGAGGCCGTTGCGGTCGCGGATAGCTTCCAGCGTGAGCGCAGCGAGACGGGGGGTCGGCACTTCGTGCAGCGCGCCGTCCTTCTTGCCGCGACCGCGCGGCGTGCGCACGGTGTCATAGATAAAGGCTTCGGTCATGATGTCTTCTCCCAATCATCGGCCATGGCGGCCCGCTTTAGGTATATTTTCTGCGCCTGCCGCTTGGGCTCGGCGCTCGGCATTTATTTCAGTGTCCATTTGCCGCGACGGTCATCGTCCGCCGCAATCAAAAGACCGCGTCGACGTAACGACGTCGCAGCCCAGCGCATGTCATATTGCCAAGTGTAGAAAAGGTCGCCGCTGTCCTTCAGGTCAGCCTGATGATGCTCCCAAATGAACTTGGCCACATAGAGAATGGATCCGGTTCCGCTGTTGGACTTCAGCGCCTCAACAACCCAATCAACCATATCCGCTCTAGTGGCCATTTCAGTTCGCTCCCATCAGAACCTTATCAAGAAGCTGTACCTCAGAACGCCTCGGCGGCCAGTTCCATCATCGTGTCTGCGCCGGTCTCGATGCGGGTCTTGCGCAGAGCGGTTTCCGGCATGACCTTGTCCATGTAGAAGCGCGCCGTGATCAGCTTGTTCTTAAGGTAGTCTTCGCGCGAAGAATTGCCAGCGGCAAGCTCATCCTGGGCGACCTTTGCCATCTTGGCCCACATGTAGCCGATGACGACGATGCCGAACATATGCATGTAGTCATAGGAACCGGCACCGGCATTGTCGGGCTTGGCCATGGCGTTCTGCATGAACCACATGGTCGACGCCTGCAGGTCGTTCAGCCCCTTTTTCAGCGTCTTGGTGAAGCCGGAAAGCGCCTCGTTGGAACGGTTTTCCTCGCAGAAGGCGCCGATTTCGTTGAAGAGTGCCATGACGGCGCGGCCGCCATTGGCCGGCAGCTTGCGGCCGACGAGGTCAAGCGCCTGGATGCCGTTGGCGCCTTCATAGATCATGGCGATACGGGCATCGCGCACATACTGGCTCATACCATGCTCTTCGATATAGCCGTGGCCACCATAGACCTGCTGCGCCATGACGGCATGGTCGAAGCCCTTGTCGGTCATCACGCCCTTCAGGATCGGCGTCATGAGGCCGAGAAGGTCGGAGGCCGTTTCGCGGGCCTTGGCGTCGTCGGAGCGATGCGCGATGTCGGACTGCAGCGCGGTCCACAGCGCAAAGGCGCGGCCGCCTTCGTTGAAGGCGCGCATGGTCATCAGCGCGCGGCGGATATCCGGGTGCACGATGATCGGGTCGGCCTTGAGGTTCGGCGCTTTCGGACCGGAGAGCGAACGGCCCTGGATACGCTCGCGGGCATATTGCGCGGCATTCTGGTAGGCGATTTCGCCCATCGACAGGCCCTGCAGGCCGACGCCGAGGCGAGCTTCGTTCATCATGACGA
It includes:
- a CDS encoding Acyl-CoA dehydrogenase, producing MPVFKAPVQDTLFVLNDVLGIERYSNMPGFADVGPDLLEAITAEAAKVAEEVMFPVNLSGDQEGCVRSDDASVKAPKGFKEAFDQYCQGGWLGLSMPEEFGGQGLPYTLHSAVSEYLISANMALMMYPGLTQGAIAAILEHGSDAQKQTYVPNMVAGTWTGTMNLTEPHCGTDLGLLRTKAVPQADRSYKISGQKIFISAGEHDMSENIIHLVLARIEGAPEGTKGISLFIVPKFMVKDDGSLGARNGVTCGALEHKMGIHGNATCVMNYDDATGFLIGAENKGLAAMFVMMNEARLGVGLQGLSMGEIAYQNAAQYARERIQGRSLSGPKAPNLKADPIIVHPDIRRALMTMRAFNEGGRAFALWTALQSDIAHRSDDAKARETASDLLGLMTPILKGVMTDKGFDHAVMAQQVYGGHGYIEEHGMSQYVRDARIAMIYEGANGIQALDLVGRKLPANGGRAVMALFNEIGAFCEENRSNEALSGFTKTLKKGLNDLQASTMWFMQNAMAKPDNAGAGSYDYMHMFGIVVIGYMWAKMAKVAQDELAAGNSSREDYLKNKLITARFYMDKVMPETALRKTRIETGADTMMELAAEAF